From a single Bdellovibrionales bacterium CG10_big_fil_rev_8_21_14_0_10_45_34 genomic region:
- a CDS encoding cytochrome C biogenesis protein yields the protein MTDFSNMVRSLKTIFGKKTVAAYIGLSLLFTCSLTCAQDFSAIGQIPLQDGGRIKPFDSFAREALRLIYGKDTYNSKSANEVVLTWHFVPEHWSQVEMFKINNKPLKARLELNEDKSLFTLSEVMQKSSIWLSLVSDVQAKRQNKEKLLPFDQAVQLLDSQINLFSMVASGHALKFWPRVETEVTGSDHDEFSASQNTSWVSVAEVSKANDSSAADFSAFASAFVEAIKTGSAANLDGSVKVLISNARAINPAGYADESLIRAEVHYNQFHPFKWAWILYALAACFVLASWIFDKRGLFTFSLFFTGIAFLIHSYGFALRVFLTGRPPVSNMYESVVWVAWGAVVFGGIIALSKSAKKAQNSSKKFSTLTVLSSLIVAVVCLITADLAPSVLDPSIQPLESVLRSNLWLTVHVLTITLSYGAFFVAFVLGDIGLFHYLKGKRDHDPIIQDISRAIYRALMIGVVLLAAGTILGGVWADYSWGRFWGWDPKENWALIALLGYVAVLHGRLAGWLKTFGFIASSVVSFGLVIMAWFGVNYVLGAGLHTYGFGVGGVKEVSLFVLCHFIYVGFVAVAVKRKLLVKDSA from the coding sequence ATGACAGACTTTTCAAACATGGTTCGTTCTTTGAAAACGATATTCGGCAAAAAGACCGTTGCAGCTTATATTGGTTTAAGCTTGTTGTTCACCTGCTCGTTAACTTGCGCGCAAGACTTTTCGGCAATTGGTCAGATTCCGCTTCAAGATGGCGGACGCATCAAACCCTTCGATTCGTTTGCACGTGAGGCGCTTCGGCTCATCTACGGAAAAGACACTTACAATTCAAAAAGCGCAAATGAGGTCGTTTTGACCTGGCACTTTGTTCCGGAACATTGGTCGCAGGTTGAGATGTTTAAGATCAATAATAAACCGCTGAAGGCGCGACTTGAGCTTAACGAAGATAAGTCGCTATTTACACTGAGTGAAGTCATGCAAAAGAGCTCTATCTGGCTCTCTTTGGTGAGCGATGTGCAAGCAAAGCGCCAGAACAAAGAAAAATTGCTGCCGTTTGATCAGGCCGTTCAGCTTTTAGATAGTCAGATAAATCTCTTTTCGATGGTTGCAAGCGGGCATGCTCTCAAGTTTTGGCCAAGAGTAGAGACGGAGGTGACTGGCAGTGACCACGATGAATTTTCGGCTTCTCAAAACACATCTTGGGTGTCTGTTGCAGAAGTTTCAAAAGCCAACGACAGCTCGGCTGCGGACTTTTCTGCATTTGCGAGCGCATTTGTTGAAGCCATCAAAACGGGAAGTGCTGCAAACCTAGACGGGTCAGTGAAAGTGCTTATTTCGAATGCTCGTGCGATCAATCCCGCAGGTTACGCCGACGAATCACTGATCCGAGCAGAGGTTCATTACAACCAGTTTCATCCTTTTAAATGGGCATGGATTCTCTATGCTCTTGCTGCTTGTTTCGTTTTAGCTAGCTGGATTTTTGACAAAAGAGGCCTCTTTACGTTTTCTCTCTTTTTTACTGGCATCGCTTTTTTGATTCACAGTTACGGATTTGCCCTCAGAGTCTTTTTGACGGGCCGGCCGCCTGTATCAAATATGTATGAGTCGGTTGTTTGGGTCGCTTGGGGAGCTGTCGTATTTGGCGGGATCATCGCTTTATCAAAATCAGCTAAGAAGGCACAGAATAGTTCGAAAAAGTTTTCGACGTTGACTGTGCTTTCGTCATTGATAGTCGCTGTCGTCTGCTTGATCACAGCGGACCTTGCTCCTAGTGTGCTAGATCCTTCGATTCAGCCGCTCGAATCGGTACTCAGAAGTAATTTGTGGCTCACAGTTCACGTGTTAACAATCACTCTTTCTTATGGAGCATTCTTTGTGGCCTTTGTATTAGGGGACATCGGTCTTTTTCATTACCTTAAAGGAAAGCGTGATCACGATCCTATTATTCAAGATATTTCGCGCGCCATTTACCGAGCTCTGATGATTGGCGTTGTCTTGTTGGCTGCAGGTACGATTTTAGGGGGAGTATGGGCGGACTACTCTTGGGGACGATTTTGGGGATGGGACCCTAAAGAGAATTGGGCATTGATTGCGCTTTTGGGGTATGTCGCTGTGTTACATGGCAGACTAGCTGGTTGGCTGAAGACATTTGGTTTTATTGCGTCTTCGGTAGTTAGCTTTGGTCTTGTGATTATGGCTTGGTTTGGAGTTAACTATGTATTGGGAGCGGGCCTTCACACCTACGGTTTTGGAGTTGGCGGAGTGAAAGAAGTTTCTTTGTTTGTACTCTGCCATTTCATTTATGTCGGATTTGTCGCGGTGGCAGTTAAGCGAAAGCTCTTAGTGAAAGATTCAGCTTAA
- a CDS encoding cytochrome c biogenesis protein — MRPLPRSQGGQASHSNHEVFVTREVREGSNKVQENDETQQLEGPALHRISRAQEYLRIGIGLLEKTFAFLASIKLAVIVIVAMGVVSAWGTFVEAEYDAHTAKVLVYHSPWMIGVLALFVTNLVCVAFDRWPWKKRHIPFLLAHLGLVTIVVGAWVTKQTGVDGSLVLNIGETNRWVSTSDIDLRVYASLGGDSFRQIHQQSAEFLQSPPTLEDPLVVDIGSDIPKLKIRQFYPYAIRKETYKISDKKEPSVAMSFALVGPVAKVSRWVFYDGKLESSESFGPLKVSLVSSESEAKTAMVKSLGVNALWVWLAADNVLGYAIQTKDSSAPLKVAKLKVNEGVMLPWMGFEFKLLDLIAPAERVVEFEKRERPSEVTTSAIEIEFAGESQWVGLNSGARMFTNDLGYILTYGNRRLDLGFDVELKEFRIGRYQGTMRAKSYESEVLVPGLGASVISMNEPLKHEGFTFYQASFQEDSVGRPVASVLSVNKDPGRFWKYLGSLLLVVGSAMLFLRRLK; from the coding sequence ATGCGGCCATTGCCACGGAGCCAAGGCGGGCAGGCAAGCCATTCTAACCATGAGGTCTTCGTGACGAGAGAAGTCCGAGAGGGAAGCAATAAAGTGCAAGAGAACGACGAAACACAACAGCTAGAAGGACCTGCATTACATCGAATTAGCAGGGCTCAGGAATATCTACGAATCGGTATTGGTCTCCTTGAAAAAACCTTCGCATTCTTAGCTTCAATCAAACTTGCCGTGATTGTGATAGTGGCAATGGGAGTCGTCTCTGCGTGGGGAACATTTGTAGAAGCTGAGTACGACGCACACACAGCAAAGGTGCTCGTGTACCACTCGCCGTGGATGATCGGAGTGCTAGCTCTTTTTGTCACAAACCTCGTCTGTGTTGCCTTCGACAGATGGCCCTGGAAGAAGCGACACATCCCCTTTTTGCTAGCTCACTTAGGTTTGGTGACGATAGTTGTCGGTGCATGGGTGACAAAGCAGACGGGCGTAGATGGATCTTTAGTTCTTAACATCGGTGAGACTAACAGATGGGTCTCCACAAGTGATATCGATCTCAGAGTGTACGCTTCGCTCGGAGGGGACTCCTTCCGCCAGATTCACCAGCAGTCAGCTGAGTTTCTTCAGTCGCCGCCAACACTAGAAGATCCGTTAGTTGTTGATATCGGAAGCGACATTCCTAAACTAAAGATTCGACAATTCTATCCTTATGCCATCCGAAAAGAGACTTACAAAATCTCTGACAAAAAAGAACCCTCTGTTGCGATGAGCTTCGCATTAGTGGGCCCTGTAGCGAAGGTGAGTCGTTGGGTCTTTTACGACGGCAAACTAGAATCCTCGGAGTCTTTCGGACCTCTTAAGGTCAGTCTGGTTTCTAGTGAATCAGAAGCTAAGACTGCGATGGTAAAATCTTTAGGCGTCAACGCGTTGTGGGTGTGGCTAGCCGCCGATAACGTGCTCGGTTACGCCATTCAAACGAAGGATTCTAGCGCTCCTTTGAAAGTCGCAAAACTCAAAGTCAACGAAGGAGTAATGCTGCCGTGGATGGGTTTCGAGTTTAAACTTCTTGATCTCATCGCACCCGCAGAGCGGGTGGTCGAGTTTGAAAAACGAGAGCGTCCTAGTGAAGTCACTACGTCAGCGATTGAAATCGAATTTGCCGGAGAGTCCCAATGGGTGGGGCTTAATAGCGGTGCACGAATGTTTACAAATGATCTCGGATACATTCTAACCTACGGTAACCGCAGGTTAGATCTTGGGTTTGACGTTGAGCTCAAGGAGTTTCGCATTGGCCGCTATCAGGGCACAATGAGAGCCAAAAGTTACGAGAGTGAAGTATTAGTTCCGGGGCTTGGCGCCTCAGTCATTTCGATGAATGAACCGCTCAAGCATGAGGGCTTTACGTTTTATCAAGCAAGTTTTCAGGAGGACTCAGTCGGTAGGCCAGTGGCCTCTGTGTTGTCAGTAAATAAAGATCCTGGCAGGTTTTGGAAGTACCTCGGGTCTTTATTATTGGTGGTTGGCTCTGCAATGCTCTTTTTAAGGAGACTAAAATGA
- a CDS encoding formiminoglutamase: MSIPHSGERIPPAATWLQGLDERIQMCDVDRFVDLLYRPVIEDLDIPSVVTPWHRYFCDLNRSPEDVDANSVEGAANEPSHRRGFIWQITTKGQKLLDQPISREVFQKIVTEHFEPFHEQVRSQYKSFFEKGFTQVYHLDAHSMPSVGTKEHRDPGERRADAVVSDFNGVSCSKHFKDLVVQSFTNAGLTIKENWPYVGGRITETYGKPKLGQNCIQVELNRALYMDEETKQLLPEKAKQLQLVVQKAVMQIHAAIATEPRRAGKPF, from the coding sequence ATTTCGATTCCACATTCTGGAGAGAGAATTCCTCCCGCAGCTACCTGGTTGCAAGGCCTGGATGAACGAATACAGATGTGTGATGTTGACCGTTTTGTCGACCTGCTCTATCGACCCGTTATCGAAGACCTTGATATCCCATCTGTTGTTACTCCCTGGCACAGATATTTTTGTGATTTGAATCGTTCCCCAGAAGATGTGGATGCCAATTCTGTCGAGGGCGCAGCAAATGAGCCCTCGCACCGACGAGGCTTTATTTGGCAAATAACTACGAAGGGGCAGAAACTACTCGATCAGCCCATTAGTCGTGAGGTTTTTCAAAAAATTGTTACTGAGCACTTTGAGCCTTTTCATGAGCAAGTTAGATCCCAATATAAGAGTTTTTTTGAGAAAGGCTTTACGCAGGTGTATCATTTAGACGCTCACAGCATGCCTTCAGTGGGCACGAAGGAACATCGTGATCCCGGTGAGAGAAGGGCCGATGCTGTAGTAAGTGATTTCAATGGTGTGAGCTGTTCGAAACACTTCAAGGACCTTGTCGTTCAATCTTTTACGAATGCGGGATTAACAATTAAAGAAAACTGGCCATATGTTGGTGGTCGCATCACAGAAACCTATGGTAAGCCAAAGCTTGGTCAAAACTGCATTCAGGTGGAATTAAACCGTGCGCTCTACATGGATGAAGAAACCAAACAGCTTCTACCCGAGAAGGCGAAGCAATTGCAGTTGGTAGTTCAAAAGGCCGTCATGCAAATCCATGCGGCCATTGCCACGGAGCCAAGGCGGGCAGGCAAGCCATTCTAA
- a CDS encoding ATP:cob(I)alamin adenosyltransferase translates to MNSGVRKSAIYTRSGDQGMSSLIGGQKVSKNHYRLRAYGSLDELNSFLGLAHVKCEFSEIGEQVLAIQSDLFVIGSHLACEDAALSAKLPQLSEDRISVIERDIDKFDATLSPLKNFILPGGSEGSALLHVCRTICRRAEREIVAMHESEKTDVRYVEYLNRLSDYLFVAARAENQHRNVKDTVWNP, encoded by the coding sequence ATGAACTCTGGTGTAAGAAAATCAGCCATCTATACACGCTCAGGCGATCAAGGGATGTCATCGCTCATTGGAGGCCAAAAAGTCTCTAAAAACCATTATCGACTAAGAGCCTACGGATCACTTGACGAACTCAATAGCTTTCTGGGTTTGGCGCATGTCAAATGTGAGTTTTCTGAGATTGGTGAGCAGGTTTTGGCTATTCAATCAGATCTATTTGTTATAGGGAGCCATTTGGCTTGCGAGGATGCGGCTTTAAGTGCCAAGCTTCCGCAATTGTCTGAAGATCGTATCTCGGTGATCGAAAGAGACATCGACAAATTTGACGCGACTCTTTCGCCTTTGAAGAATTTTATTTTACCAGGTGGCAGTGAAGGGTCGGCTCTCCTGCACGTTTGCCGCACCATTTGCCGTAGAGCCGAGCGAGAGATTGTTGCAATGCATGAAAGCGAAAAAACTGACGTCAGATATGTGGAGTACCTCAATCGACTCAGTGATTACCTTTTCGTGGCAGCACGGGCCGAAAACCAACATCGAAATGTGAAGGACACCGTATGGAATCCTTAG